The proteins below come from a single Papaver somniferum cultivar HN1 chromosome 11, ASM357369v1, whole genome shotgun sequence genomic window:
- the LOC113323131 gene encoding importin subunit alpha-9-like — MADANEHSQRRGPIKSSVGNIAANRRRQQAVTVGKERREALVRTKRLCRDGIVNDDDIDNLGDGDKYMMIDEEQTALDEQTTQAVQLLKSDLNSQGAGSKTKRVEAIRDLRRLLSKSEIPPVEAALKAEVIPALVQCLAFGSPDEQLLEAAWCLTNIAAGEPEQTKSLLPALPLLIAHLGEKSSIHVAEQCAWALGNVAGEGEELRNVLLSQGALTPLARMMLSNKGSTARTAAWALSNLIKGPDPTASSELIKIDGVLDAIVRHLNKADEELATEVAWVVVYLSALSNLAASMLIKSDLVQILVWRLATSDSLKLLIPVLRSLGNLIASDSHKTYVLTAGHDITENVILALVKCLRCEHRVLKKEAAWVLSNIAAGTLAHKQLIYSSEAAPLLLHLLSAAPFDIRKEVAYALGNLCVAPVEGNGQPNIIPDHLISLVTRGCVPGFVNLVRSADIEAARLGLQFLELVMRGMPDGEGPRLVEKEDGIDAMERFQFHENEELRILANGLVDKYFGEDYGLEE; from the exons ATGGCGGATGCAAATGAACATTCTCAAAGACGAGGTCCAATCAAGTCTTCTG TTGGAAATATTGCGGCGAATCGGAGACGACAACAAGCAGTCACAGTTGGTAAAGAAAGAAGAGAGGCGTTAGTACGAACTAAACGTTTATGTAGAGATGGAATTGTTAatgatgatgatattgataatttgGGAGATGGTGATAAATATATGATGATTGATGAAGAACAAACAGCTTTGGATGAACAGACTACTCAAGCTGTGCAACTACTGAAATCTGATTTGAATTCACA AGGGGCAGGTTCTAAGACAAAAAGGGTGGAGGCAATTAGGGATCTAAGGCGCTTGTTGTCGAAGTCAGAAATACCTCCTGTTGAAGCAGCTCTCAAAGCTGAAGTAATCCCTGCTCTTGTGCAGTGCCTTGCATTTGGATCACCAGATGAACAG TTGCTTGAGGCAGCCTGGTGTCTGACAAATATTGCTGCAGGAGAGCCAGAACAGACAAAGTCTTTACTTCCTGCCTTACCTTTGCTCATTGCTCATCTTGGGG AGAAGAGTTCCATTCATGTCGCCGAGCAGTGTGCATGGGCACTTGGCAATGTTGCTGGTGAAGGAGAGGAGCTGAGGAATGTGTTGCTGTCGCAAGGAGCCTTAACACCTCTTGCAAGGATGATGCTGTCAAATAAAGGGTCAACAGCAAGAACAGCAGCTTGGGCCTTGTCAAACCTGATCAAG GGGCCTGATCCAACAGCTTCCTCCGAACTCATAAAAATCGATGGAGTGCTGGATGCAATTGTTCGGCATTTAAATAAAGC AGATGAGGAGTTGGCCACTGAAGTAGCATGGGTTGTTGTTTACCTTTCAGCTCTATCAAATCTTGCTGCCAGCATGCTTATCAAGAGTGACCTTGTTCAAATACTTGTTTGGAGATTGGCAACATCGGACAGTTTAAAGCTGCTCATTCCG GTTCTACGGAGTTTGGGTAATCTGATAGCCAGTGACAGTCACAAAACTTATGTACTTACCGCTGGACATGATATTACAG AAAATGTCATATTGGCGCTCGTAAAATGCTTGAGATGTGAGCACCGGGTATTGAAAAAG GAGGCAGCCTGGGTTCTATCCAACATAGCAGCAGGTACTCTTGCTCACAAGCAGTTGATATACTCTAGCGAGGCAGCACCTTTGTTGCTACATCTTCTTTCTGCTGCTCCATTTGACATAAGGAAGGAGGTAGCATATGCACTTGGTAACCTTTGTGTCGCTCCGGTTGAAGGAAATGGCCAGCCTAACATTATCCCAGATCATTTGATCTCACTTGTTACTAGAGGATGCGTTCCAGGATTTGTAAATTTGGTCAGATCTGCTGATATTGAAGCTGCAAGACTAGGCCTTCAGTTCTTAGAGCTG GTCATGAGGGGGATGCCAGATGGAGAGGGACCAAGACTTGTCGAAAAGGAAGATGGTATCGATGCTATGGAGAGATTTCAGTTCCATGAGAACGAGGAGCTCAGAATTTTGGCAAATGGGTTAGTTGACAAATACTTTGGTGAAGATTACGGTCTTGAGGAGTAG